CATAATACGTGGTGATTTGTTGCTGGCGCTTGATCTGGTGTTTATAAAGATGCTCCGTTTCATGATCGGGATGAATAATCAGTTCACCCTTGTACCCATCCACAATCAGGGTCTCACCGGACAGGGTCTCGTTGGCTATGTTGGGGACCCCTACGATCATGGGAATTTTCAAAGACCGTGCCAGTATGGACGTGTGTGATGTGGTTCCGCCCAGTTCAGAGACAAATCCCTGGACATTATCATCGGATAAGATAATGATATCGCCGGGTGTCAGGTATTTAGTGATTAAAATAACGGGTTCATCGCAATGGTTGGACAAAGGCTCGATGGTTTCAGACAAGAGAACCCGCAGGACGCGCTGTTTAACATCCTTGATATCCAGAATCCTTTCCTGGAAAAAGCTTGATTCACCATCATCCAGCATTTGTATATAGACATTCATGACTATCCGGTAGGCAATAGGTACATGCACCAGGTTCTCGGTCATATAATTCCGGACCTCGTCATCAATGTGATGATCCATAAGAATAGAGATCTGAGCATTGATCAATTCAGCATAATTGGGCCCCAGACGCTTTTCAATCCGTTCGCGGATTTGCTCGAGCTCTTTCAGTACTGTATTTCGTGCCTCGTCCAGGCGCTCCATTTCTGAATCAATATCATGGAGTGAAATTTTTGTCTTGGGTATAAAGTCAATTTCATGGGGACGATAAATCAGGGCTTTGCCAATGGCTATCCCCGGTGCGGCTGTGATTCCTTTGATTTTTTCGTTGGTAACTGTCACTACTCTTCCGTCATACCAAATTTGTTCTTAGCCAGTTCAACGATAGCTTTCACGGCTTCTTCTTCATCTTCTCCATCTGCCTGGACCTTCAGGGTCGCCCCTTTTTCGGCTGCCAGGACCAGTATTCCAAGGATGGATTTGGCATTGATTCGTTTCTCTCCCCGGCTTAGGAAGATATTGGAACTGAATTTCGAAGCCAGAGTAACCAGCGCCGTTGCTGGTCTGGCGTGAAGTCCCTGTTTATTGATGATTTGAAATTCTGCTTCTGTCATTACTTGGTCCTGTTCATAATGAATGATGTGAATGAACGAATGAGTTTTTCCTGTGGGTCCGCTAATTTACCGGCCAGTTGGTAAGCCCTGTCGACTTCCTGTTTAATACGTTCTTCGGTTTTTCTCACCGCCCCCAGTGATTCGAAGAAGTCCCTGATTCTGCTTATACCATGTTTGGAAATATAGTCACGTGTCAGCATAGAATCAAGAAGGCTTCTCTCTTTTTCTTTGCATAAAGAGTAAGCCGTCAGTAAAAGAAACGTCTTTTTCTTTTCTATCAGATCGCTCCCAAGGCTTTTTCCCATATTTTCCGGATTGCTGGTAAGTTCCAGTAAGTCATCCTGTAATTGAAAAGCTCTACCCGTTGCAAGAATCACTGCTTCAATGATCTGAATCTCCTCGGTCACGGCATTACCCAGCAACGCTCCGATCTGAGCTGCTCCACTGAGCAGACGGCCGGTTTTTAATTCGATCATCTGCAGATAGTCATCAATCCGGACGGCTTCTGATGATTCAAAGGACAAATCGTAGCTTTGCCCCTCACATACGTGGAGGACGGACTGGGTAAATACCGGCAGGATGGCGTTTTGGATAGTCAGATTGCTCTTTTGAATGGTCTGAAAAGCCAGGGTGAATAAGGCATCTCCGGATAGAATACCGGTATTGATATTCCACTGAACGTGGATGGCCGGTTTGCCATGGCGCAGGTTGTCACTATCCATTATATCATCATGGATCAATGAAAAAAGATGGATCATTTCGACGGCCATGGCTGGATAGCGTGAACATTCCCGGCTGATTCCATAACTGTCCGCCATGGCTGCCAATAAAGCCGGTCGGATCCGTTTTCCCCCGGCATGAAATGCATAGCGAATGGGATCATATAAATCTGACGGATTTTCCGGTATCGGACAGGCATTCAGCTGATCATTGAACCAAGAGACATATTGTTTGTAGTATGTATGGAAATCAGTCACGGCTTTGTCTCAATATGGTTGGGTTGTTGTGAAATGTGGTGTATGTGGGACATCCCGTTAAGAACATGATTTGTTTCAGGATGGTTCTCATGTTCCGGAGGGTTTTCAGGATACCTTCTTTACCATTTTTCAGATAAGCCTGATAAATGGTATTGGCTGTTGAGCAGAGACGGGCTCCCAGTGCAATTCCTTTTGCCACATCATGTCCACTATGGATTCCTCCGCCGGCAATGCACAGCATCCCCGGACATTGTTCAAGAGCGGTTTTCAGGCAATGGGCCGTAGTAAGCCCCCATACATCAAAGGGATCTTTTTCGATGTGATCTCCTTTTCGAAATCGTTCCGCCCGTGCCCATGAAGTACCTCCCCGTCCGCCAAGATCCACATAACGAATGCCGGCCTGCCATAATTGCCGGATATCATTTCCGGAAAATCCATGGCCGACCTGTTTGGCAATAATGGGAATATCCGATTTTTCCACAAGCGTGCTCAGTGCATCCATAATCCCCGTGAAGTCTGTGTCCCCTTCCGGTTGTATCAACTCCTGGATTTTATTGAAATGGACAGCAATGGCATCAAACTGTCCATCCAGCGTTAGCGTCACTATTTCATTTCGGATGTGTAGATCCCTGAGCTGAGCAATACCGATGTTGGTGATCAGTGGAATGTGGGGGGCGATGTTTCGAAGACCTTGTAGGACTGAAAGGCCGGTATGGTTTTCCAGAAAGCTCCGCACGGATCCGATGCCCAGTGGGATTCTTTCAATCTCTGCGCACTCTGCCAAAGCTTCATTCAGGGTATTTCCCTCATCAGATCCACCGGATAAGGCTGCAATCATCAGGGGAAAAGAAATGGTATAACCCAGGAACGAAAGCGATGGATCGATGGCATCAAAACGAAGCTCAGCCGTTTCTGCCGGAATCCATTCCCATTCTTCAAAACCGTTTGTTGATCCTGACACGGTTAAATCAAACTGTTTGAACAATGCCAGATGTTCGTCTTTCCGTTCCTTCGTTCCCATGGTCGTGTCGTAAATATTCCCCGAAGACATAAACGGGGATTCATGATCCCCGCTGTGATGATTATTCTTCCTTTAATGATCCGAATTCTGCCAGTTTATTCATGATGAGATCCTGGATCTCTTTCAGTCTTTTTTCAGACCTGGCTTCAAAACGGACGACAATGATGGGTTGGGTATTGGAGGCTCGTACGAGTCCCCAACCATCCTCAAATTTAACCCGAACCCCGTCTACCGTAATGCAATCGTAACGTTTGCTGAAAAATTCCACGGCCTTTTTTGCGATTTCAAACTTGGCCGTATCCGATTCAGCTGCCAGGCGGATTTCCGGCGTAGAGACAAATTTTGGAAGCTCGTCATAATAAACATGCAGGGGTTTTTCTGAGCGGGAAAGAAGTTGTGCAAAGCGTGCCGCCACATAAATTGCATCGTCATAGCCGTAATATCCGTCCTTGATAAAAATATGACCGCTCATTTCACCACCAAAGGGGGCACCGGAATCCAGCATCTTTTGTTTCAGTAAACTATGACCTGTTTTCCACATCAGTGGTTTACCTCCCAGACGTCGGATTTCATCTTCCAGGACCTGCGAACACTTGACATCAAAAACAATAGGTGTCCCCGGTTCCTTAATCATTTCACGAAGGAATATACTCATCACCTGATCCGCCCAGATAATACGTCCTTTGTCGTCAACTACCCCGACCCGGTCTGCATCGCCGTCAAAGGCAACACCCAGGTCATATTTTCCCGTTGCCATCATATCCATTAAATCTTTCACGTTTTTTTCAACCGTGGGATCCGGATGATGGTTGGGAAAAGAGGGATCCACATCACAATAGAGTTCTGTCACTTCGGCACCCAGGCGGCGAAAGAGTTCGGGAGCTACCAGTCCCCCGGCGGCATTTCCGGAATCAAGGACAATTTTTAATGGTTTTTCCAGTGTTATACCCTGAGTCACTTCCTCAATATATTCCTCGCGGATCTTTTTATCTTCCTGCATCTCTCCTTGGCCGGTTTCAAAATCCTTCTGCTCAATCAGTTTCCGGATTTCCTGGATTCGTTCACCGAAGAACGCTTTTTTCTGATAGGATAATTTAAAACCGTTGAATTCAGGGGGATTGTGACTTCCCGTAATCTGCACACCGGCATCTACATTCCGTTTGAAAAGACTGTAATAATTGAGGGGTGTTGGGAGGATTCCAATATCAATCACATCAATACCGGTGGATAAAACACCTTCTGCAAAGAGTTTTTTCAGCCCGGGGGTTGTATCGCGGACATCACCGCTCAGATTCATGGATTGGGCACCGTGACGCACCAGCCAGGTCCCAAAGCCTTTTCCCAGATTAATAACGACCTCATCCGTGAAGTCTTCTTTTACGATTCCCCGGATGTCATATTCCCGAAAGATAAAAGGATTCATGATTCTCTCCGTTTTTTACATTTCATATTAAGTTAATTTAAGAATTCCTGATTGCTTGAACAGTAATTTTATGGGAGAGAGGGAGGTAGGCACTTTGTGTCTTTTGGAAAGTTGGCACCTTAATACCACTCCCTGCGGGTGGTTCGCTGAGTGAAAGGGATTGGTTGATTATTTGGGTATTTCTATCATTAAATAATTTGGCAAATAATATATATGAATAACAATATTAACTTGCTTCATGTATCATTTTGGTGTATTTTACCCCCGGGGTGGGGGAGGTCACCTAAGCGAAATCATATATTCCATCTCTCTTATAATTCTTGTGCTAAATCAAATTAATCGCCAATTCTATTAAAGAAGTTAGAAGGTGGAAGTTGGAAGTTGGCGTCGCTTCGCTCCTGATAGTTGGATCAAGGGCTCAAGGGTTCAGGGGTTCAATAGCCGTTGCGCGGCTTTCAAACGCTGCTGCACAGCTTTATCAGAAGTTGGAAGCTGGAAGGTGGAAGTTGGCGTCGCTTCGCTCCTGATAGTTGGTTCATGGGTTCATGGGTTCAGGGGTTCAGGGGGGTGGTGGTACAGGTTCCGACTTTCGACTTTCGACTTTTGACTTTCGACCATCTACTGTCCACTGAAAAAGTAACGCGTGACGCGTGACAAGGGGGTTTGAGGGAAAGATATTTATTAGCGGGAAAGGTAACGAATCAGGTCGATATTCATGTTTTTGAATTCAAGAATCTCTTTTTAAATATGTTTCTAATAATTCTCCTGAAATGTACTCGAGACAATGTGAGGTGAGTTGTGTTTCCAGTTCCGATTAACTGCCAGAGCAGAAGGCAATGTTGGATGGAATTGAAACCGCAGATCGTCGTATCTGATGGATCATACCCTATTTCTTATCATCTGGAAATGCTTTCGTAATCCTGTATATCCCGGTAACTCATGCAATACTTCTTTTCCAAACAACCAAATCTTTGTGTGATTTCAAAATAAATCCCCATTTTACACAATTAACTAACATCTACTAATATTCTTCACACTAAATAATAATTATCCCCCAAAAACCACTTGTTACTCGTCACGCGTCACGCGTCACTGCCTTGTCCCATTTCACGGGGCAGGCAATTATCTCCTAGAAGTTGGAAGTTGGAAGCTGGAAGCTGGAAGTTAGCGTCGCTGCGCTCCTGATAGTTGGATCAAGGGCTCAAGGGTTCAGGGGTTCAATAGCCGCTGCGCAGCGTTCAAATGTCGATGCCTGGAATCATTGAACGCCGAAGGCGATTGAATGCTGAGCGCAGCGAAGCAATTGAACGGCACGAAGTGCCGCTTGAATCCTATAACACTGCGTGCAGCGAAGTACCAATCCCCCAATCCAATCAATCCCCTGTGAAATACGCTGCGCTCCTGATGTATTAATCAAGTCAATCAAGTCAATCAAAACAATCAATTCAATCGACTTTTTGACTTTCGACTTTTGACTGCCGACTGCCGACTGCCGACTGTTGACTGCCGACTAACGACAACAACTTCCCCACCCCCCATTTCATAGGGCAGGCGATATCCAGGGTCTACACACAGATTCACTCCCTCTTCCCTTCTTCCTTTCTTTTCCCTACATTCCATCCTGTTTCAAACAAAGAGAGGCTCATGGTCCATCTTTCCCAAATCAAGCTGCAATTCGGACACCAAATGCTCTTTGACGGGGCATCGTGGAGTATTTATGCAGGTCAGCGTATTGGACTCGTAGGTCCCAATGGGTCGGGGAAATCCACCATTTTGCGGATGTTGTGCGGAGAAATAACACCCGACGAGGGTCAGGTGATTATTCCTCAGGGTGTTACAACAGGTTATCTGCCGCAACATATGGACGATTTTAATACGGATCAGACACTGATAGATGAAGTCATGGATGTTTTTGCTCATCTGATGAAAGCTGAAAAG
This window of the Candidatus Neomarinimicrobiota bacterium genome carries:
- the fni gene encoding type 2 isopentenyl-diphosphate Delta-isomerase, whose amino-acid sequence is MSSGNIYDTTMGTKERKDEHLALFKQFDLTVSGSTNGFEEWEWIPAETAELRFDAIDPSLSFLGYTISFPLMIAALSGGSDEGNTLNEALAECAEIERIPLGIGSVRSFLENHTGLSVLQGLRNIAPHIPLITNIGIAQLRDLHIRNEIVTLTLDGQFDAIAVHFNKIQELIQPEGDTDFTGIMDALSTLVEKSDIPIIAKQVGHGFSGNDIRQLWQAGIRYVDLGGRGGTSWARAERFRKGDHIEKDPFDVWGLTTAHCLKTALEQCPGMLCIAGGGIHSGHDVAKGIALGARLCSTANTIYQAYLKNGKEGILKTLRNMRTILKQIMFLTGCPTYTTFHNNPTILRQSRD
- a CDS encoding phosphomannomutase/phosphoglucomutase, encoding MNPFIFREYDIRGIVKEDFTDEVVINLGKGFGTWLVRHGAQSMNLSGDVRDTTPGLKKLFAEGVLSTGIDVIDIGILPTPLNYYSLFKRNVDAGVQITGSHNPPEFNGFKLSYQKKAFFGERIQEIRKLIEQKDFETGQGEMQEDKKIREEYIEEVTQGITLEKPLKIVLDSGNAAGGLVAPELFRRLGAEVTELYCDVDPSFPNHHPDPTVEKNVKDLMDMMATGKYDLGVAFDGDADRVGVVDDKGRIIWADQVMSIFLREMIKEPGTPIVFDVKCSQVLEDEIRRLGGKPLMWKTGHSLLKQKMLDSGAPFGGEMSGHIFIKDGYYGYDDAIYVAARFAQLLSRSEKPLHVYYDELPKFVSTPEIRLAAESDTAKFEIAKKAVEFFSKRYDCITVDGVRVKFEDGWGLVRASNTQPIIVVRFEARSEKRLKEIQDLIMNKLAEFGSLKEE
- a CDS encoding polyprenyl synthetase family protein gives rise to the protein MTDFHTYYKQYVSWFNDQLNACPIPENPSDLYDPIRYAFHAGGKRIRPALLAAMADSYGISRECSRYPAMAVEMIHLFSLIHDDIMDSDNLRHGKPAIHVQWNINTGILSGDALFTLAFQTIQKSNLTIQNAILPVFTQSVLHVCEGQSYDLSFESSEAVRIDDYLQMIELKTGRLLSGAAQIGALLGNAVTEEIQIIEAVILATGRAFQLQDDLLELTSNPENMGKSLGSDLIEKKKTFLLLTAYSLCKEKERSLLDSMLTRDYISKHGISRIRDFFESLGAVRKTEERIKQEVDRAYQLAGKLADPQEKLIRSFTSFIMNRTK
- a CDS encoding HPr family phosphocarrier protein, producing MTEAEFQIINKQGLHARPATALVTLASKFSSNIFLSRGEKRINAKSILGILVLAAEKGATLKVQADGEDEEEAVKAIVELAKNKFGMTEE